cacaattggaagttcatcggcgctgtcacactggggagagaccgttcacctgctccgtctgtgggaagggattcacccattcatacaatcttctgactcaccaacgggttcacactggggagaggccgttcacctgccctgtgtgtgggaagggattcactcgctcatcccacattgtgacacaccaacttgttcacactgatgagagactgtttacatgttctgactgtgggaagagttttaaatgcaaaaaagatctgctgacacaccaacgaattcacactggggagagaccgttcacctgctctgtgtgtgggaaaggattcattcagtcatcccacttgcagacacatcaacttgttcactctgatgacaaactttttaattgttctgACTGTGCGAagagctttaaaaacaaaaaggatctgctgacgcaccaatatactcacactggggagaggccattcacctgctgtgtgtgtgggaagggattcagcagcCCATCTGCCCTActgaaccaccagagaattcacactggggagaggtccttcacctgctcagactgtgggaagggatttattaattcatccaatcttctgatacaccagcaactccatacaggggatcgaccgttcacctgctctgaatgtgggaagggattcacccgctCATACAACCTcctgacacaccagcaggttcacagtgaggagaggccattcacttgctccgtttgtgggaagggattcactcgttcatccaacttattgaatcaccagcgagttcacactggggagaggccgttcacctgctccacgtgtgggaagggattcagtcagtcatccaacctgctgacacatcagagagttcacagtggggagaggccatttgccTGCTtggtatgtgggaagggattttctcatttatcttatcttctgaaacaccagcgagttcacactggggagaggccgttcacctgtaatgtctgtggaaagggatttattcagtcatcccacctgctaacacaccagcaagttcacaaacgactgcaaggtttggattctacacttattgatgctgttaatcatatccaggtctgaatcatgttctttctgacttttttcttctgttgaggttcgatattctgaataaatgtgaaatagacatttgattgaatcattgttgtagatttttgtcttttccatttgagtgtttaacgtcaccaggctggagctcagaaagggcaatctgagggaggatcacacagtaggaacagaacttcattcttgacacagtccttcagggtctcgctgagagggacaaacagcactttggtctttttcgtcacttttcactgacagcaaagtccccgtgtgggtgaatcctgaggtgtgtgagaaatgtgtcccagtcgttcttttccatggttcagagctccgagacacggaacagaagctcctttacaactgtgtttagagtcaggaagaacaatggtgaatgctggaaacgtgctgtcaaagattggtgtaaaactgggatctattcctgactgagagtgaaacggcaggtttaGGTTTCCAGACTTAGAATGAAAAAAAGTCTGAaacattttaatgtgtgtgtgtgtcagtcctggtttattgaccagaaactggcttaaaataaattggttgaagtctgcattaaaggaggagctggaggcattcaaaggagcctgttaactgctgggacaatgagacaacaatttgattcccagatagagaaggagctgcagtgtgtgtccaagaattctcagttttgttgatgtgtgcttcccatacactatccttttaaataaacctcactcctatcagcctttaaccattataaacagaacagagagaagctgagcagcaTCAGAGCCCTGACTGATCATTTAAGAATgagtgatgtgttcagctgaagtttcctgttggtagttttctgggtgatctccctattttgatcattctcagtgacccctgggtgtgaacctgctctcctctctttcagacattcactcactcacatctcctctctctcagaaactCAATCGCGTAACATCTCTCATCTCTCTAACACTCACtgaacgtctctctctctctccaggcattcactcacaccttaccttccacctctcttacactctaacctcgctcctctctcattttcactttacctctctcctctcagaaactgtcttcgtcacttaatgtctctctatctttctttcaaacactcactcatttaaccttcctatttcagataatgcttaaacttattcattgttttctctctctcattatctctctctgaaaaagcacaaacacacttcatccctcttcgctgtctgagaaaacatctaattgatggagattcaatcctctctgtttctctctcccacttcctctgacaggccctgactcactttaaatctcctcttttctaataaccctctttgggaaaactcatttgttctctaattcctcctcatttctcccagtgatgaccctcagtccatctcccaattcagtgaatgtgttaaaaatccaaatgatctcctttctttattgtttaaaatgggaatggagatgaatgtaatgctgagactggtagcaatctgtgtggttgttcttgatgctgtcagagtgagttcaccctcacaggcaggaagactgttcacggtgataacatcaaactgacgccggctgtttcattctcaggtatcacaactttctgtctctctgctgccggttccaaacctcacatctcacttctgagcagaaaataaatccagggaccacaatctggtgagaacatctgtcaatgcggcctgtatctgtccacagagtcagggcagagtcacacaggtcacattgtggtgacatttacaaatgagcctgttatttctgttcagagtttccattcgcagatataaccagctgtgtctgtggatcagttactgaatcatagaaacactacagtgcagaaagaggccattcggcccatcgagtctgcaccgaccacaatcccacccaggccctacccccatatccctacatatatttacccgctaatccctctaacctacacatctcagaaaactaaggggcaaatttagcatggccaatcagcctaacccacacatctttggactgtgggaggaaaccggagcacccggaggaaacacacgcagacatgaggagaatgtgcaaactccacacagacagtggcccaagccgggaatcgaacccaggtccctggagctgtgaagcagcagtgctaaccactgtgctaccgtgccacccactggacagttcactcatctttgtgacattctgaatgtttctctcctaAAGTTTTAATATTTGAACTTTTCGGTCataatgtgtctcaaacagaagattaaaatattgtgtttgatgagctgtcagatctctttcctgtgtgtctgtgtaacttgcgaactggagataaccatgaggaggaactgattattttcagttcctctaacagacacacctcagatatcagaaatcTCAGGAGTTTcccatgtcctcattattctcgcctcgagtataacagctctcagtcaggccgagtcagtcgcatgtgtctctgtcatgatgtttccacttgtattttatcactcacctcccagtgacactcaccataacacagacaccttaaaatatcattgttcccttacactttgtcctcctattataatcaaatgtttgttgggcctcttgtctcccttaatgtcagattacctgcagttaaaatgacctcagagacactgaaacCGACCTTTGTGATGATTATACCAGACTCCAATCAgccccaggagctgcagttgtaaaatacagtaagagttttaacaacaccaggttaaagtccaacaggtttatttggtagcaaataccattatctttcggagcgctgacgaaggagcagcgctccgaaagctaatggtatttgctaccaaataaacctgttggactttaacctggtgttgttaaaactcttattgtgttcaccccagtccaacgccggcatctccacatcatgacaaccatcgacgttgtaaaatacagcagaattggaataacagacaggttattgtctgataatgacagtggcagagtaacacacaccagaatctaaatacattatatcaatagaccatgactcactcacactatcaaatGAAACCTAAACTTTGGTTATGGTGCACTAGATACTGACTGTATTATCATTCCATTGGATCTAATGCTGTGTTCGCTAACATACTGCAACGTGACTTATTATTTGaacaaacattgtatttgttacactcagagtaagtcagtgctttgctatgttgtctctgtgctccatccccactctgattgtattggagcctgtgtgtgtcactgttacactcagagtaagtcagtgctttgctgtgttgtctctgtgctccatccccactctgattgtattggagcctgtgtgtgtcactgttacactcagagtaagtcagtgctttgctgtgttgtctctgtgctccatccccactctgattgtattggagtctgtgtgtgtcattgttacactcagagtaagtcagtgctttgctgtgttgtctctgtgctccatccccactctgattgtattggagcctgtgtgtgtcattgttacactcagagtaagtcagtgctttgctgtgttgtctctgtgctccatccccactctgattgtattggagcctgtgtgtgtcattgttacactgagactctcTCACTTGttattggacaagcagcaagtcaccgtcacaatgcccggctaaTTGACGGCAGCGCAGACCAATGGGCAGTACTGGAGGACCGATGTGGAGCGGCCGGTCCTCCAACCAATAGGAGCGAATGAGGGGCTGGGTCAGCTTTcactggcgcatgcgcagtgagagtaATGGCGATGGACAGCGGCTTTTGTTTTGAGCTCGGAAATCTGTTCGAGGTGATTGGCGgtacggagagagcaatggatcgtCCAGGTGGGTGGAAACGCTGCGTAACCATGTTGTGTAGGCCGCAAACCGCGAAAGAGAGCTTCCcggacccagtttgtaccgagcAGGGCTGCAGCTCCTAATGTTTGTCCTGGGTTAAcgttcgccatctttattgggggcaatatgcagcagtgcgcacgtgcggccgccatgtttgtagagggcaatattgtcaatcagtgggagagcttgttccccagtgttcagaatggggacaacttgtccattttttttgtttctattccaattcaatcaaattaagtccaattcagagtctcaacaagttgagacattcccgatccaagctgacaagacagggctctcacctgtcggcacggtagcacagtggttagcactgctgcttcacagctccagggtcccgggttcgattcccggctcaggtcactgtctgtgtggagtttgcacattctcctcgtgtctgcgtgggtttcctccgggtgctccggtttcctcccacagtccaaagatgtgcgggttaggttgattggccaggttaaaaattgccccttagagttctgagatgcgtggattagcgggtaaatatgtgggggtagggcctgggtgggattgtggtcggtgcagactcgatgggccgaatggcctccttctgcactgtagggtttctatgagttctatgagttcctgtcttgggcttgatctgtctgtaaccccacagcttgcctggacttgcagaatctcactggctgtcctgtctggagacaattcacatctctttaacctgtgataacgctctctccactcacgttgtttgtacctttaagacttgattagttgtaaggattcgctttccaatcattattctgtaaattgagtttgtgtctctgtatgaccTGTTTgtaagcagatctccactccacctgacgaaggggcagcactccgaaagctcgtggcatttgctaccaaataaacctgttggactttaacctggtgttgttaaacttcttattgggcCTGATCTacctgatccaagctgattggagtaggcatagctcctcctccaaggcttgatctcatttgcatcttagccaaaaggccgagatgccgcttttaaaaattgcttcaaatgcagctaaaatgtaacctcatgacttcaaccaagcacagcatgtcaatactacacttgatcttagccaaaaggccaagaagcgaacATGTCCAttaaactgcatcaaccctctgagtcccaatgtcttattgatgagacAGAGCGGTGGCAGcgaaggaaaaagaaagggaaataaaaacagtaaatgctggaaaatctcagcagatctgacagcatctgtggagagagaatagaaccaacgtttcgagactggatgaccATAGTCAGAGCTTGTACCGACTATGTCAACAGAGCACGTAAACTTCGACACCTCCATGtacccttgtacacctctatcaatctactttgctccaaggagaacaaccccaaattatccagcctaacattgtaactataattcctcatctctggaaccattttgataaatctcctctgcaccctgtcaaggagccTCGCATCCTCCATCATGTGTGGTGATCACTGGTTTGCACAGACCCAGGTAttctgtgttcctgtctgtgATCTCAACACATACTTACAATTGCAGTGACATCAGCCCCGCTCCCCGGGGATTTCTtcaactgggagatttttctctgatgccaatgcttctgatatctttccagctgcaggctccagcaggagattttaatattgaaatcagttaaattgtttcagaggtgagtgttTGTGACCATTCACCCACAATTTAGAGTTTTAAATGATGTGCTCTGTTATCTGTGCTCTGGTTCCACCTCTCTGGGGCTGTTGTGACTACTGTGGATCTGATTCCATGTCCATTCATTgctgtttcacctctgccctccctgatcacctctTTGATGCGACACTTGTTCCCGAGAACTCTTCAAGCACTTCCCGCATTTtctgcatttaaaaggtctctcatcagtgtgaatctgctggtgtttcagcaggtgggttgactgaatgaatcctttcccacactcagaacagatgaaaggcctctccccggtgtgaacgcgctggtgcaGGAGCAGTCTGTATGACTGAGTGAAGCCTTGCCCACACTCGGGGCAGATGAacggtctttccccagtgtgactgcgtcgatgcgtTGCCAGTtcagacctggtgttgttaaacttcttattgggcCTGATCTacctgatccaagctgattggagtaggcatagctcctcttcCATTGTCATTGTCTAACTTCCTCTGCCTCTAATAATGGCTGTATTTTAGTTATGCTGCTGGTTTAGCAGctttatcttagaatcatagaatctctacagtgcaggaggccatttggcctgttgagcttgcatcgacaacaatcccacccaggccctatccctgtaatccgatgtatttaccctgctaatcccctgacactacgggacaacttaccatggccgatcaacctaacccacagtaTTTTTCACAGTCAGGAATGGTTTATTTCTGTGTTATAGTCCAATTCTCTCCCACTTCTAAGCTTACATTGACCATCAAATTCTGCACCGTTTTTACTCCTGGAAATCATTATGTACATCATGAAACATTCGTCAGAATCTTGCTGCCATTCTCACCGGCAGGATCTTACGGTTCCGCCGACAGTGCACCCCTGCTGCGGGTCtcccagagtgaggggtgtgttcaACAGGAAGCCCCATTGACAACGGTGAGATCATAAGATCCTGTCACCAGCAGGCGGCCTCCCATCTCCACAAAACATGCCGCAGAGAGCGAGCAAAAACCCTGCCCATTTTCTCTAACCCCAGATACGGCCATGCGTAAACCAGTTGAGGTTTtgtgacaatccagcagttttaatggtcactttttcctagtgccggccccacaaattaccagattcattcagctcaatttcacaacctgcctttgtgtttttgtgggttctctctcactctcttttttcTGTTTTGAATCAATTTCACAGAGTATTGGAAAGGTTCACAGGCAGGAAAGTCAAACCAATCACcacatcaaaatcttggaattggaAGAGGAGTATTTGCAGTTGGGAAATTCCACCCAAGcatcacatcaaaatctgacAGAGTTGTGGAGTTTATcataacctgaatattattggattttcatagaatcatagaaaccctacagcacagaaagaggccattcggcccatcgagtctgcaccgaccacaatcccacccaggtctactcccatatccctacatattttaaccactaatccctctaacctacacatctcaggacactaaggggcaattttagcatggccaatcaatctaacccgcacatctttggactgtgggaggaaaccggagcacccggaggaaatccacgcagacacgaggagaatgtgcaaactccacacagacagtgacccaagccgggaattgaacccaggtccctggagctgtgaagcagcagtgctaaccactgtgctaccgtgccgccccattttgaacatggaaggaaaaaacaCCAtttacagtggggagaaaccatacacgtgttgtgtgtgtgaacgAGGTTTCAGCCGATCATCTGGCCTGGCGAAACACATTCGCAGTCACAgcaaggagaaaccatggaaatgtggggactgtgggaaggcatTCAATTACCCGTCTGAACTGGCAacgcatcgacgcagtcacactggggaaagaccgtTCATCTGCCCTGAGTGTGAGCAAGGCTTCACTCAGTCATACAGACTGCTCCtgcaccagcgcgttcacaccggggagaggcctttcatctgttctgagtgtgggaaaggattcattcagtcaacccacctgctgaaacaccagcagattcacactgatgagagaccttttaaatgcagaAAATGCGGGAAGTGCTTTAAGAGTTCTCGGGAACAAGTGTCGCATCAAAGAGTTCACACGGATGAGAGACCTTTTCAATGCCCAGGCTGTGGGAAATGCTTTAAAAGTTTtggggaactggtgtcccaccaacaTGTTCACACGAACGAGAAGGTGCTcttactgtgggactgggttcagacgatcatctcaactcactgtacaccagcgagttcacactggggagaggccgttcacctgctccaagtgtgggaagggattcattcactcaggcaacctgctgagacaccagcgtgttcacaagtAATTACAGTGATTGGATTGTGTAGATAATCACATCCAGCACTGAACAATGCTCATTGGAGTCTGTTTCTGCTGGTATTTATAAATGCCAGCCCAGTTACAGGGGATAATGTTCTGGATAAAAGTCacataaatcagctttgtgttaaACACACAGTGTGTCGAGTCTTTTTAATATCTCTAACACGAGTTAGTTCCTTTTaaaacatctctccctctcccctgtctcctccatcctcatctcgaacaagtgtgaggagctcatggagcttctttgtaagattgagacaatctgatcagctgcctctgcttccctctcttccACTATACCAGCCGGACCAGACTCTTTTTCTGAGCTCTGAACTCTCACCTTTCTCCAGATTCTATTCCATCTTCTCCcttgcaacttattatctaaatggacagAGACTTAGGgatgctccggtgcagaggggtctgggtgtcctcattcatgagtcacagaaaactagcatgcaggtacaacagataataaagaaagcaaatggaatgttggcatttagagTTAAAGAATAGATTATAaatgtaaggaagtattgttgcaactatacaaggcattggtgaggccgcacctggagtattgttcacaggtttggtctccttatttgaggaaagatgttgtggcattggaggcagttcagaggaggttcaccagattgattccagagatgaggggtttgttgtatgaagagagattgaacagtttaggccgatactatctggtatttagaagaatgaggggagatcaaattgaggtttacaagacggtaaaaggtatggataaagttgacgtggagtggatgcttcctcttgtgggggattctaggatgagagatcatagtctgaggataaggttgaggagaaactacgacTCCCaagggattgtgaatctgtggaattcgctcccccaaagtgcggtggatgctgggacagtgagtaaatttgaggagttagacagatttttaattgataatgggatgaagggttatggagagaaggcaggaaaatggggatgaggagcatatcagcaatgatcgaatggcagagttaGTTACaccacttagaaccatagaaaagttatagcacaaaaggaggtcatttggcccatcttgtccatgccagcccgaggacaccccgttgccctttctaatcccacctcctGCACCCGGCCAATAGCTCAGTAGCtggcagcacttaaggtgcagatccaggtacattttaaaagagtttagggtctctgcctccaccaccacctcaggcagcaaattccagtcacccaccaccctctgcataaaaaagttttttctcatgtcccctctacacctactgccacttatcttgaatctgtgtcctcGGTCCGAGAAACATatcacatctgcacactcacACCGGTATCCCAAAATAATGGGTCCATGTGCTGTCTAAGACAGTCACTCAAATTTTCAAGTGATATTAAGGTGGTCTCTCTATGAAGATGTTTGCTTATCTCTCTCTTTGGTTCCAATAGTTTCTTCCTTCAGGTAGTGGCCAGATTATCAGATTCAGTTTTGATTTTAAGTTCACAAGCAAGAATACAAACATCTCCAAGGGAAAACTATTACTtgtctcatctccactttcctaaCTTCACTAGAATGTACGTGGATATCCAGTTCGTCTGTTCCATTGAACGAGTCCCAGAGTGAATTATTCCAAATCCCAATCGCTGGTGTGAATTTTTTCCATCTTTGATTCCAAATGGGGCTTCCCATTCTGTCTGTTTCAGGAGACTGCGGAAACTTTACTGTCCAGTTAGACTCTCACACAATGGTGTAATTGAGATCAGAGACAGATGTatcagtttgggggggggggggggggaacactcAAATCTCCCGTTCCCAGGAATTCTGTCTTAAATGACAACAAATCAGATGAAATAAAATCTTCAAAAACAGAATCTTTGGATTAAAttgtcaccgtgctgcctgatCGTAAAAGGGTGAAGCAAATGCTCACAAGTATGCACAATTGTGTCAATTTGATTCTCAGGTCAAAAATGAACCTATCACCATTTCGATCTTATTTTGCccaaatgttttttttgtttttcttcaaGTGTCTTTCCAAATAACTGGTATAACTCAAGAAAAAATAAACCAAAAAAGGTACCTCTTCAACCTTCTTAGACGAAAGAGTTAAAGAGGGTAGACCCTCTCACAGCTTGTGAGTTTCGAGACAAAACTTCAAAGCTGAAGTTGATTTTCAGGGAATCAAACATTTTCGCACCTTTTCCAATTGTACAAGTAAATTGTGATTCACTTTCAGGTTCACTTTCACTCAGTAATTAGAACATTTCACTTTTCTCAGCACGGGAGCTGGCAGCA
This Mustelus asterias unplaced genomic scaffold, sMusAst1.hap1.1 HAP1_SCAFFOLD_116, whole genome shotgun sequence DNA region includes the following protein-coding sequences:
- the LOC144484588 gene encoding uncharacterized protein LOC144484588, whose amino-acid sequence is MEKPWECVDCGKGFGFPSQLEVHRRCHTGERPFTCSVCGKGFTHSYNLLTHQRVHTGERPFTCPVCGKGFTRSSHIVTHQLVHTDERLFTCSDCGKSFKCKKDLLTHQRIHTGERPFTCSVCGKGFIQSSHLQTHQLVHSDDKLFNCSDCAKSFKNKKDLLTHQYTHTGERPFTCCVCGKGFSSPSALLNHQRIHTGERSFTCSDCGKGFINSSNLLIHQQLHTGDRPFTCSECGKGFTRSYNLLTHQQVHSEERPFTCSVCGKGFTRSSNLLNHQRVHTGERPFTCSTCGKGFSQSSNLLTHQRVHSGERPFACLVCGKGFSHLSYLLKHQRVHTGERPFTCNVCGKGFIQSSHLLTHQQVHKRLQGLDSTLIDAVNHIQV